A window from Desulfonatronovibrio magnus encodes these proteins:
- a CDS encoding sigma-54-dependent transcriptional regulator, whose product MINILIVDDDELFSLGLSDALAGEGRRIFSAATLSQGLRSAHSRDMDIVFLDMQFPEGSGMDILPNLKALPNSPEIIVITGSLEEENAETAIREGAWDFIKKTSSQLEMKLSCERALDYRSKRMALFPVQREGIVGSSPGLMSCLEETAKAARSQAEVLFTGETGTGKEVFARALHANSPRRDQNLVVVDCASMTETIAGSELFGYRKGAFTGATSDKPGLIYQADKGTLFLDEVSELPLSLQKSFLRVLENQTYRPLGQSHESVSNFRLVCASNRDLHDMVRKEEFREDLLFRIQTVTINIPPLRDRLDDLEDLVSYYLREISRELSLPRMSASPDLTDLFASYDWPGNVRELVNVLKALSASAPQERVLYPSHLPRDLHVMFLKHANRSDPHTTIGKPMADPVSAALKQELLDHDWKSFCKFSRAEYEKKYLKNLMKVCDNDIDKAMIHSGLSKPRLYSLLKKYSIPRPSRIDKSRQST is encoded by the coding sequence GTGATTAATATCCTGATAGTTGACGACGACGAGCTTTTCAGTCTGGGGCTTTCAGACGCCCTGGCCGGCGAAGGTCGCCGGATTTTTTCAGCAGCCACCCTGTCTCAAGGCTTGAGGTCAGCACACTCCCGGGACATGGATATTGTCTTTCTCGACATGCAGTTTCCTGAAGGAAGCGGCATGGATATTTTGCCAAATCTTAAAGCACTGCCCAACTCCCCGGAAATCATTGTGATCACCGGCTCCCTGGAAGAGGAAAACGCTGAAACAGCCATACGGGAAGGTGCCTGGGATTTCATCAAGAAGACAAGCAGCCAGTTGGAAATGAAGCTTTCATGTGAAAGGGCTCTGGATTACCGGAGCAAACGCATGGCCCTTTTCCCGGTTCAGCGTGAAGGCATTGTCGGCTCCAGTCCTGGTCTTATGTCCTGTCTGGAAGAGACAGCCAAGGCAGCCAGAAGCCAGGCTGAAGTCTTGTTTACCGGGGAGACCGGTACTGGCAAAGAGGTATTTGCCAGGGCCCTGCACGCCAACAGTCCGCGCAGGGATCAGAATCTGGTAGTGGTGGACTGCGCATCCATGACTGAAACTATAGCCGGCAGTGAGTTGTTCGGTTATCGCAAAGGAGCTTTCACAGGGGCGACCTCTGATAAACCGGGTTTGATATATCAGGCCGACAAAGGAACTCTGTTTCTGGATGAGGTCAGTGAACTGCCCCTGAGTCTGCAAAAGAGTTTTCTGCGTGTTCTGGAGAATCAGACTTACAGGCCTTTGGGACAGTCCCATGAGTCTGTGAGCAATTTTCGGCTAGTTTGTGCCAGTAATCGTGATCTTCATGACATGGTCCGCAAGGAAGAATTCCGCGAGGATCTTCTTTTCCGGATTCAGACCGTGACCATCAATATTCCGCCCCTGCGAGACCGCCTTGATGATCTTGAAGATCTTGTAAGTTACTACCTGAGGGAAATATCCAGAGAACTAAGCCTCCCGCGCATGAGTGCTTCTCCTGATCTGACAGATCTTTTTGCAAGTTATGACTGGCCTGGTAATGTGCGTGAACTGGTCAATGTGCTCAAAGCATTGAGCGCGTCGGCGCCTCAGGAACGGGTGCTTTATCCTTCCCATCTGCCCCGAGATCTGCATGTCATGTTTCTCAAACACGCTAACCGATCAGATCCTCACACAACTATTGGCAAGCCCATGGCTGATCCTGTTTCCGCAGCATTAAAACAGGAACTCCTTGATCATGACTGGAAGTCTTTTTGCAAATTCAGCAGGGCTGAATACGAAAAGAAATACCTGAAGAATCTGATGAAAGTCTGCGATAACGACATAGACAAGGCAATGATTCATTCAG